The following are encoded in a window of Microbacterium sp. LWO13-1.2 genomic DNA:
- a CDS encoding carbohydrate ABC transporter permease, with the protein MNPRSSKTLLLVMVIYALYTLVPLIWLLFSATKTQAGLFSSFGLWFADDFAFFDNLAATFAYRDGIFLRWLGNTLLYVVVGAGGATLLATMAGYGLAKYRFPGRRAVFAIVLGAVAVPGTALAVPTFLLFSELGLTNTPWAVIIPSLISPFGLYLIWVFATESIPTELLEAARIDGAGEFRTFFTISMRLLAPGIVTVALFTVVATWNNYFLPLIMLSDPAWYPLTVGLNQWSAQAIGAGSQPIYNLVIMGSLLTIIPIVIAFLLLQRFWQSGLTAGSVKQ; encoded by the coding sequence GTTCAGCGCGACCAAGACCCAGGCCGGCCTCTTCAGCTCGTTCGGGCTGTGGTTCGCTGACGACTTCGCGTTCTTCGACAACCTCGCCGCGACGTTCGCCTACCGCGACGGCATCTTCCTGCGCTGGCTCGGCAACACCCTCCTGTACGTCGTCGTCGGCGCCGGCGGTGCGACACTGCTCGCGACGATGGCGGGCTACGGACTCGCCAAGTACCGCTTCCCCGGCCGCCGTGCGGTCTTCGCGATCGTGCTCGGCGCGGTCGCGGTCCCCGGTACGGCACTGGCGGTCCCGACGTTCCTGCTCTTCAGCGAGCTCGGCCTCACGAACACCCCCTGGGCCGTCATCATCCCGTCACTGATCAGCCCGTTCGGGCTGTATCTGATCTGGGTGTTCGCCACCGAGTCGATCCCCACCGAGCTGCTCGAGGCAGCGCGCATCGACGGCGCCGGAGAGTTCCGCACCTTCTTCACGATCTCGATGAGGCTGCTCGCTCCCGGCATCGTGACGGTCGCCCTCTTCACGGTCGTCGCGACCTGGAACAACTACTTCCTGCCCCTGATCATGCTCTCCGACCCGGCCTGGTACCCCCTCACCGTCGGCCTGAACCAGTGGAGCGCCCAGGCCATCGGTGCCGGATCCCAGCCGATCTACAACCTGGTGATCATGGGATCCCTCCTCACGATCATCCCGATCGTCATCGCGTTCCTGCTGCTGCAGCGTTTCTGGCAGTCAGGACTCACCGCGGGAAGCGTCAAGCAGTAG
- a CDS encoding MFS transporter produces the protein MSTATAPANPRSRVITASLVGTTIEFYDFYAYATAAVLVFPVLFFPTGNDTTSLLASFAVFGAAMVARPIGAMVFGHFGDKFGRKATLVASLLTMGIATFIIGLLPTFQQIGWVAALLLLILRLAQGFALGGEWSGAALVATENAPKGKRAWYGTFPQLGAPLGFIIANGIFLAINWLLPHGENPALKSEAFLAWGWRIPFLFSAVMVIIGLWVRLKLVESETFTKATEKGAIRKLPLATVFRHHWWHLILGTFIMLATYVLFYLMTNFTLSYGTKAASLDTASAAAQAAAEAAGKDFDAAAFADQFYPGLGFGYTDFVLMQIVGVVFFGIFTLVSGPLADRIGRRKLLLGVTGAIVLFGLTFNFFLLPQATPALTATMTQIFLIVGFLLMGATFGPMGAMLPELFPTNVRYTGSAISYNVSSILGAAVAPIIAVALWAAAGGEPWLVGFYLSAMAVLTFIALIFAPETKDIDYEEDLGLAAAVEL, from the coding sequence TTGAGCACTGCAACAGCGCCCGCGAACCCGCGCTCACGGGTCATCACGGCGAGTCTGGTCGGCACGACCATCGAGTTCTACGACTTCTACGCCTACGCGACGGCAGCCGTGCTCGTGTTCCCCGTGCTGTTCTTCCCGACCGGGAACGACACCACATCCCTTCTTGCCTCGTTCGCGGTGTTCGGCGCCGCGATGGTGGCGCGCCCGATCGGCGCGATGGTCTTCGGACATTTCGGCGACAAGTTCGGTCGCAAGGCGACGCTCGTCGCCTCCCTGCTCACGATGGGCATCGCGACTTTCATCATCGGGCTGCTCCCGACGTTCCAGCAGATCGGCTGGGTCGCAGCTCTTCTGCTGCTGATTCTGCGCCTGGCGCAGGGATTCGCGCTCGGCGGCGAATGGTCGGGCGCGGCGCTGGTCGCCACCGAGAACGCACCGAAGGGCAAACGCGCCTGGTACGGCACCTTCCCCCAGCTCGGCGCACCGCTGGGATTCATCATCGCCAACGGGATCTTCCTCGCCATCAACTGGCTGCTGCCGCACGGTGAGAATCCGGCGCTGAAGTCCGAAGCCTTCCTCGCCTGGGGCTGGCGGATCCCGTTCCTCTTCTCCGCCGTCATGGTCATCATCGGCCTGTGGGTGCGTCTGAAGCTCGTGGAATCCGAGACCTTCACGAAGGCGACCGAGAAGGGCGCGATCCGCAAACTTCCCCTCGCCACCGTCTTCCGGCACCACTGGTGGCACCTCATCCTCGGCACATTCATCATGCTGGCCACGTACGTGCTGTTCTACCTGATGACGAACTTCACCCTCAGCTACGGCACCAAGGCGGCTTCGCTCGACACGGCATCCGCCGCAGCCCAAGCCGCCGCCGAGGCAGCGGGCAAGGACTTCGACGCCGCCGCGTTCGCCGATCAGTTCTATCCCGGACTCGGATTCGGCTATACCGACTTCGTGCTGATGCAGATCGTGGGTGTGGTGTTCTTCGGTATCTTCACGCTCGTCAGCGGTCCGCTCGCCGATCGGATCGGCCGCCGCAAACTCCTGCTGGGCGTCACAGGTGCGATCGTGCTCTTCGGACTCACGTTCAACTTCTTCCTCCTGCCGCAGGCGACACCGGCCCTCACCGCAACGATGACGCAGATCTTCCTCATCGTCGGCTTCCTGCTGATGGGTGCGACCTTCGGGCCGATGGGGGCCATGCTGCCCGAGCTCTTCCCCACGAACGTCCGCTACACCGGCTCAGCGATCTCCTACAACGTCTCGTCGATCCTCGGTGCCGCGGTGGCGCCGATCATCGCCGTCGCCCTGTGGGCCGCAGCCGGCGGTGAGCCGTGGCTGGTCGGCTTCTACCTGTCGGCGATGGCCGTGTTGACGTTCATCGCGCTGATCTTCGCGCCGGAGACGAAGGACATCGACTACGAGGAGGACCTCGGGCTCGCGGCCGCGGTCGAGCTGTAG
- a CDS encoding AsnC family protein: protein MTLQTAIAQEDGGEPLAELHRLAGARQEIARSEEAQVRRARNAGYSWQAIASALGVTKQAAHRKYGRS, encoded by the coding sequence ATGACTTTGCAGACCGCGATCGCACAGGAAGACGGGGGCGAGCCCCTGGCCGAACTGCATCGGCTCGCCGGCGCCCGGCAGGAGATCGCGCGCAGCGAGGAAGCCCAGGTGCGCCGCGCACGCAATGCAGGGTACTCCTGGCAGGCGATCGCGAGCGCGCTCGGCGTGACGAAACAGGCTGCGCACCGCAAGTACGGCCGAAGCTGA
- a CDS encoding sugar ABC transporter substrate-binding protein, giving the protein MKHLPSPAARRALAALAAGTVAALALAGCSAGTDNGNGSTGGDGSFDSVEAALETGGEITYWSWTPSAEAQVKAFQKEYPNVKVNLVNAGTNNEEYTKLQNAIKAGSGAPDVVQIEYYAFPQFALTDAFADLSQYGFADFEDDYTASTWNSVTDGDAIYGLPQDSGPMALFYNKAVFDAAGVAVPTTWDEYYEAAKTIHAANPSAYITNDIGDAGFATSMIWQAGGQPFQTSGTDVTLDLADAGTKKWTENWNRLVEEDLLAPYGSWSDEWFRALGDGSLATLVIGAWMPGNLISGAPDGAGDWRVAPMPTYDGTAASAENGGGGQAVTSQSKNPELAAGFLWWLNNSEESISIFLESGGFPSTTAELSSEEFLSDAPEYFGGQKINEVLAGAADDVVEDWSYLPYQVYANSIFGDTVGQSYQNGTDLNEGLAAWQDALAEYGNAQGFTVNK; this is encoded by the coding sequence ATGAAGCACCTCCCTTCCCCCGCTGCCCGACGCGCTCTTGCAGCGCTCGCAGCGGGAACCGTAGCGGCGCTGGCGCTCGCCGGTTGCAGCGCGGGCACCGATAACGGCAACGGCAGCACCGGCGGCGACGGCTCATTCGATTCCGTCGAGGCGGCGCTCGAGACCGGCGGCGAGATCACCTACTGGTCCTGGACCCCCTCTGCGGAGGCACAGGTCAAGGCGTTCCAGAAGGAGTACCCGAACGTCAAGGTGAACCTCGTCAACGCGGGTACCAACAACGAGGAGTACACCAAGCTGCAGAACGCGATCAAGGCGGGCTCCGGCGCGCCTGACGTCGTGCAGATCGAGTACTACGCCTTCCCGCAGTTCGCGCTCACCGACGCGTTCGCCGATCTGTCGCAGTACGGCTTCGCCGACTTCGAGGACGACTACACCGCCTCCACCTGGAACTCCGTCACCGACGGCGACGCGATCTACGGCCTGCCGCAGGACTCCGGCCCCATGGCACTGTTCTACAACAAGGCCGTCTTCGACGCCGCTGGCGTCGCCGTACCGACCACCTGGGACGAGTACTACGAGGCCGCCAAGACGATCCACGCCGCCAACCCGTCCGCGTACATCACCAACGACATCGGCGACGCGGGCTTCGCGACCTCGATGATCTGGCAGGCCGGCGGACAGCCGTTCCAGACGTCGGGCACCGACGTCACGCTCGACCTGGCGGACGCCGGAACCAAGAAGTGGACCGAGAACTGGAACCGCCTCGTCGAGGAAGATCTCCTGGCTCCCTACGGCAGCTGGAGCGACGAGTGGTTCCGCGCCCTCGGCGACGGCAGCCTCGCGACCCTGGTGATCGGAGCCTGGATGCCGGGCAACCTCATCTCCGGAGCCCCCGACGGCGCCGGAGACTGGCGGGTCGCACCGATGCCGACCTACGACGGCACCGCAGCAAGCGCTGAGAACGGTGGCGGCGGCCAGGCTGTCACGTCGCAGAGCAAGAACCCGGAGCTCGCAGCCGGCTTCCTGTGGTGGCTGAACAACTCCGAGGAGAGCATCTCGATCTTCCTCGAGAGCGGCGGCTTCCCGTCGACGACGGCCGAACTGTCCAGCGAGGAGTTCCTCAGCGACGCACCCGAGTACTTCGGCGGCCAGAAGATCAACGAAGTTCTCGCCGGGGCTGCAGACGACGTGGTCGAGGACTGGAGCTACCTGCCCTACCAGGTCTACGCGAACAGCATCTTCGGCGACACCGTCGGTCAGTCGTACCAGAACGGCACCGACCTGAACGAGGGTCTCGCCGCCTGGCAGGATGCGCTCGCCGAATACGGCAACGCGCAGGGCTTCACCGTCAACAAGTAA
- a CDS encoding ABC transporter ATP-binding protein: protein MSRTATPRRRGRGAQQDGPRATFRQLLPFLFEHKRTLVVVAVLSVVGAATSLAQPLLVGQVIEAVQSQRGLGILVWVLVGLVVVSSVISGYQHYLLQRTGTAVVLSSRRKLIARILHLPISEFDARRTGDLVSRVGTDTTLLYAVLTQGLADAVGSAILFLGALIAMLIIDPILLLLIVVVIGVSVVVVTILSGRIRTASTAQQEKVGELASGVERAVGSIRTIRASGATERETTAVSELATDAYGLGVKIAKISSLVVPIAGIALQLSLLVVLGVGGFRVAAGAITIASLITFIMFLFMLVMPLASTFGAITSVNQALGALGRIQEVLDLPTEEQDDAVAAASISRSGSDVDAPAVEFRDVRFQYPENVVAARQAAALAAHTLLADAHLERADDAGTPAPAREVLRGVSFAVPRGARVALVGPSGAGKSTILSLLERFYDPTGGSIRLHGHDARTYPRDELRAHFGYVEQDAPTLAGTLADNLRLAAPAASDADCERVLHAVNLGDVLERSPLGLEAPVGEDGVMLSGGERQRLAIARALLTEAPILLLDESTSSLDGVNERRMREAIDAVSSDRTLIVIAHRLSTVVDSDLIIVLQDGAVVGQGTHTELVESTPLYRDLARHQLLA, encoded by the coding sequence ATGTCCCGCACGGCGACGCCACGCCGACGCGGACGAGGCGCGCAGCAGGATGGTCCGCGCGCCACGTTCCGCCAGCTTCTCCCCTTCCTCTTCGAGCACAAGCGCACTCTCGTCGTCGTCGCGGTGCTGAGTGTGGTGGGAGCAGCGACTTCACTCGCACAACCCCTCCTCGTCGGCCAGGTCATCGAGGCGGTGCAGTCCCAGCGCGGCCTGGGGATCCTGGTGTGGGTGCTCGTCGGACTCGTGGTCGTGTCGTCGGTCATCTCCGGCTACCAGCACTATCTCCTGCAGCGCACCGGCACCGCCGTGGTCCTGTCGAGCCGCCGAAAGCTCATCGCCCGCATCCTGCACCTGCCGATCAGCGAGTTCGACGCCCGCCGAACGGGCGACCTCGTCTCGCGCGTCGGAACCGACACGACACTGCTCTACGCCGTGCTCACGCAGGGGCTGGCGGATGCCGTCGGCAGCGCCATCCTGTTCCTCGGCGCCCTCATCGCCATGCTCATCATCGACCCGATCCTCCTCCTGCTCATCGTGGTGGTGATCGGCGTCAGCGTCGTGGTCGTCACCATCCTCAGTGGACGCATCCGCACCGCATCCACGGCGCAGCAGGAGAAGGTGGGCGAGCTCGCCTCCGGCGTGGAGCGCGCCGTGGGATCGATTCGCACCATCCGCGCCTCCGGTGCCACCGAGCGCGAGACCACCGCCGTGTCGGAACTCGCCACCGACGCCTACGGGCTCGGCGTGAAGATCGCGAAGATCTCGTCGCTCGTCGTCCCGATCGCCGGCATCGCGCTGCAGCTGTCTCTGCTCGTGGTTCTCGGCGTGGGCGGGTTCCGTGTCGCGGCCGGCGCGATCACGATCGCTTCGCTCATCACGTTCATCATGTTCCTGTTCATGCTGGTGATGCCGCTCGCCTCCACATTCGGTGCGATCACCTCGGTGAATCAGGCCCTCGGCGCCCTCGGCCGTATTCAGGAGGTTCTGGACCTGCCGACCGAGGAACAGGACGACGCGGTGGCTGCGGCATCCATTTCCCGTTCCGGGTCCGACGTGGATGCTCCCGCTGTGGAGTTCCGCGATGTGCGATTCCAGTACCCCGAGAACGTCGTCGCCGCACGTCAGGCCGCCGCCCTCGCCGCGCACACGCTTCTCGCCGATGCCCATCTGGAGCGCGCGGATGACGCGGGCACCCCGGCTCCGGCACGGGAAGTCCTGCGCGGCGTCTCGTTCGCCGTACCACGCGGGGCGCGCGTCGCCCTCGTCGGGCCGAGCGGCGCCGGCAAGAGCACGATCCTCTCCCTCCTCGAGCGGTTCTACGATCCGACCGGCGGCTCCATCCGCCTGCACGGTCACGACGCCCGCACCTACCCGCGCGACGAGCTGCGCGCGCACTTCGGCTACGTGGAGCAGGATGCCCCGACGCTCGCGGGCACCCTGGCCGACAATCTGCGGCTCGCCGCTCCTGCGGCATCCGATGCCGACTGCGAGCGCGTGCTGCACGCGGTGAACCTCGGCGACGTGCTCGAGCGGAGCCCGCTCGGCCTCGAGGCGCCCGTCGGAGAGGACGGCGTGATGCTGTCCGGCGGCGAACGTCAGCGCCTCGCCATCGCGCGGGCGCTGCTCACCGAGGCACCGATCCTGCTGCTGGATGAATCGACCTCGTCACTGGACGGCGTCAACGAACGGCGGATGCGAGAGGCCATCGACGCCGTCTCCTCCGACCGCACGCTCATCGTGATCGCGCACCGCCTGTCGACCGTCGTCGACAGCGACCTCATCATCGTGCTGCAGGACGGGGCGGTGGTGGGTCAGGGGACGCACACCGAGCTCGTCGAGTCCACACCGCTCTACCGCGACCTCGCCAGGCATCAACTGCTGGCATGA
- a CDS encoding beta-galactosidase family protein — MTSFSIGESDFLRDGRPHRVISGALHYFRVHPDQWQDRIRKARLMGLNTIETYVAWNAHEPRRGEWDASGWNDLGRFLDLVHAEGMDAIVRPGPYICAEWHNGGLPTWLTGAGRELRSSEPAYLAEVSAYLRRVYEIVAPRQIDHGGPVVLVQIENEYGAYGSDKAYLEALVEVTRDAGITVPLTTVDQPIDQMLDDGSLPGLHRTGSFGSRSNERLATLRRHQPTGPLMCSEFWDGWFDWWGGVHHTTDVAVAAEELDALLAAGASVNIYMVHGGTNFGLTNGANHKGRYLPLATSYDYDAPLDEAGNPTAKFFAFRDVIEKYAPVPDDLPEQPAAAPVFTVPLTPSGAWTDATASAAPTDAPATFDDLNHLSSLIRYDIDLPDSAGGVLRIDGVRDIGWVSVDGQNVGTLSRMRHDRAISIPAGHTLSILVEDQGRVNYGQRLGEEKGLIGTPTLDDVPLHGWRATPLDVASIAADVAERAGEAPAVAGANAWTSEFTLESSSDLFLDISCWGKGYAFVNGFFLGRYWRNGPQRTMYVPSPATKAGTNRLVVLELDQLLAPRAGFVAELSLGDTEE; from the coding sequence GTGACCTCCTTCTCCATCGGCGAGTCCGACTTCCTCCGTGACGGCCGGCCCCACCGCGTGATCTCCGGCGCCCTCCACTACTTCCGCGTGCACCCGGATCAGTGGCAGGACCGCATCCGCAAGGCGCGGTTGATGGGTCTCAACACGATCGAGACCTACGTCGCGTGGAACGCTCACGAGCCGCGACGAGGGGAATGGGACGCGAGCGGCTGGAACGATCTCGGCCGGTTCCTCGACCTCGTGCATGCCGAGGGCATGGATGCCATCGTGCGCCCCGGTCCCTACATCTGCGCGGAATGGCACAACGGCGGGCTGCCGACCTGGCTCACCGGAGCGGGCCGCGAGCTGCGCTCCTCCGAGCCGGCATATCTCGCCGAAGTCAGCGCTTACCTGCGCCGCGTGTATGAGATCGTCGCCCCGCGCCAGATCGATCACGGCGGACCCGTGGTGCTCGTGCAGATCGAGAACGAGTACGGAGCGTACGGTTCCGACAAGGCTTACCTCGAGGCGCTCGTCGAGGTCACCCGGGACGCCGGCATCACCGTTCCGCTCACCACAGTCGACCAGCCCATCGACCAGATGCTCGACGATGGCAGCCTTCCCGGCCTTCATCGGACCGGCTCGTTCGGCTCACGCAGCAACGAGCGCCTGGCGACCCTTCGCAGGCACCAGCCGACCGGCCCGCTGATGTGCTCCGAGTTCTGGGACGGCTGGTTCGACTGGTGGGGCGGTGTGCACCACACCACCGATGTGGCCGTCGCCGCGGAAGAGCTCGATGCTCTCCTCGCCGCCGGAGCCTCGGTGAACATCTACATGGTCCACGGCGGCACGAACTTCGGCCTCACGAACGGCGCGAATCACAAAGGCCGTTACCTTCCGCTGGCCACGTCGTACGACTACGACGCTCCCCTCGACGAGGCGGGCAACCCCACCGCGAAGTTCTTCGCGTTCCGTGACGTGATAGAGAAGTACGCCCCCGTGCCGGATGACCTGCCCGAACAGCCCGCAGCGGCACCGGTGTTCACCGTGCCGCTCACCCCATCGGGCGCGTGGACCGATGCCACGGCATCCGCTGCGCCCACCGACGCCCCGGCGACCTTCGACGACCTGAATCACCTCAGCTCCCTCATCCGCTATGACATCGATCTGCCGGACTCCGCGGGTGGCGTGCTCCGGATCGACGGCGTCCGCGACATCGGCTGGGTCAGCGTCGACGGCCAGAACGTCGGAACCCTCTCGCGGATGCGTCACGACCGGGCGATCTCGATTCCTGCCGGGCACACCCTCAGCATCCTCGTCGAGGATCAGGGTCGCGTGAACTACGGCCAGCGCCTCGGCGAGGAGAAGGGCCTGATCGGCACCCCGACTCTCGACGATGTGCCGCTGCATGGCTGGCGCGCAACGCCACTCGATGTCGCGAGCATCGCTGCCGACGTCGCCGAACGCGCAGGAGAGGCTCCCGCCGTCGCCGGAGCCAACGCATGGACGAGCGAGTTCACGCTGGAATCCTCTTCGGATCTGTTCCTGGACATCTCATGCTGGGGCAAGGGCTACGCGTTCGTGAACGGCTTCTTCCTCGGCCGCTACTGGCGCAACGGACCGCAGCGCACGATGTACGTCCCGTCGCCGGCGACGAAGGCCGGCACGAACCGGCTGGTCGTTCTCGAACTCGACCAGCTGCTCGCGCCGCGCGCTGGTTTCGTCGCGGAGCTCTCTCTGGGCGACACGGAGGAATGA